The Ferrimonas balearica DSM 9799 genome includes the window GCAACCACTTCACCCAGCAGAACCTGACACTGGGGGTGGCCGGTGATCTGTCCGACGGCCAGTTGGCGCGACTGCAGGCAGACCTGTCCGCATTGCCGGCGAGCGGAGTCGCACAACCGGCCATTGCCGAGCCGACCCTGCCAGCCGGCCGCCATGCGCTGGTGATCAATAAGCCGCAGACCAAGGCGACCGCCGTCAGCTTTGGTTTCCCCATCAGCCTGAATCGGGCGGACCCGGACTGGGTGGCGCTCTACCTGGTGCGCAGCTACCTGGGTGAGCACCGTTCCGCCAACAGCTTCCTGTATCAGCGTATCCGCGAACTGCGGGGGATGAACTACGGCGACTACGCTTACATTGAGTACTTCCCCCGGGGCATGTACCAGACCAAGCCGGACGCCAACCTGGGCCGGTCCAGCCAGATCTTCCAGGTGTGGTTGCGCCCGCTGCGGGATAATCAGGATGCCCACTTTGCCACTCGGGTCGCGATGTACGAGCTGGAGCAGCTGGTGGAGAACGGCATGAGCGACAGCGCTTTTGAAGCCACCCGCAACTTCCTGACCAATGCCGTGCCGCAGTTGGTGGCGAGCCAGGACCGCCTGCTGGGCTACGGCCTCGACAGCGCGTTCTACGGCACTGACACCTTTGTCAGCGAGGTGCGCAAGGGTCTGGAGGCGCTGACTCTGGAGCAGGTGAACCGGGTGATCCGCGAGCAACTGAAGCTGGCGGACATGCAGTTTGTGTTTGTCAGCCCACAAGCGGAAGAGATGGCACAACGCCTGCGTCAGGAGCAACCTTCCCCGATGCGTTATAACGCCGAGATGGCGCCTGAAGTGCTGGCGGAGGATGCCCGTATCGAGGCGCTGCCGCTGAAACTGAAGCAGGTGGAAGTGGTGACGCTGGAGAGCCGATTCCAATGATCCACTGAGAGCCGGATCGGAGAACGAAAAACGCAGCCATTGGCTGCGTTTTTTCCTTCGGCAGATTCGAGTATGCTGGGGCGGTGTCATCGACAAAAGCGAAACAACCTCCTATGCCTGCCAACGACGGACAAACCCTTGAACGCCTTGCCAACCGCTTGGGTTCCATGGGTGTACTGATGCTGGTCCTGCCGTCTCTGCTGGCCTCTCTGTTGTATGAGGGGGAGGCGGGCGAACCCTTCAATTTCCTTAACCACTCGCTGTCGGAGCTGGGCCGTTATGAGTCCTCACCGCTGGCGCTGTTGGTCAATGGCGGGCTGTTCTTTGGTGGCCTGTTCCTGGTGGTCAGTTTTATCTCCCGGGGCTGGCTGCGCCGCCGGCGTCCCATCAAGCTGTCACTCAATCTCTCCGGGGTACTGATGTCGCTGAGCGTGGCGGCCTGTGGCCTGTTCCCGGTGAACGTCGGCATGGTGCACGCCTGGGCGATGACCGCCTTCTACGTGATGACGCCGATCTGTGCGGTGCTCTACTGCTTTGCCATCCTGACCGAAATCCCACCCCGCTGGGGGGTGATCCCGGCACTGGCCGCGGCGGGGTGCGCCATAGCGTTGCTGACCCGGGATGACCGCCTTCTGGCGCTGATGGACCGCTACCCCTACGGCCTGTTCGGCGCTGACCGACCCCTGATCTGGTGGCCAGCGCTGTTGGGCTGGATGTTGCTGGGCTTTGTGGCCCTGTGGCTGCTGTACGCGCTGGTGCTGGTGACCCGCCGCAACCGCTGAGACGGCGTTACTCGTTGGAGAGCGCCACCGTGGTGTGTTGGCGCTGCCAGAACTGACGCATCCCCACCACCGGCGGGTCGAACCGATCCGCCCCCTCCCGCAGTGCCACCGCAAGGTCGGCTGCCCAGTGCCAATCCAGTGTCGGACCCGGGTCCAGGCGCAACCAATCCAGTTTCAGTTCACGCAGAATGGCCAGGCTGTCGAGCAGGTCGATGGGGCGGTCACCGTGCACCTGCACGCCGTTCAGCAGCAGCATCGGATCCCCCTCAAGAGAGTCGGCCCGTTGCGCGCCGCGCTCCTGACACACGGTGTCACAGCGCTTGCGGTTACGTCCGGCCACCCGCGCCGTGGCGCAGCGCGCTGAAACCGACAGCGGCGGCTGGCCGTAGCCGAGCAGTTCCAGCTCAAACCGGGCCCGGCTGCCGCTGGCTTCGGCTTGGGCCATCAGGGTGCTGAGCACCGGCTGAGCCATCTCCAGCGGGGGCTGGTAGCCGGTCATGCCCAGGCTCAGCAGCCAGTCCAGACTGGCCAGGTTATAGATGTTCAGGCCCTGGCCCGCCACAAACGGCAGACCCGCCTCGTGGGCGGCGCCCACCGCCCCCATCTCGTTGGCCTCAATGGCAAACTGGTGTTGCTGGCACAGCTTCTCCAGCAGCGCCAGATCCCGCTCGCTGCCCAGCAGGGTGAGGCTGGTCAGCACCACCTCTTTGCCGGCTTGCTGC containing:
- a CDS encoding U32 family peptidase, producing the protein MAMIHTPRLSLAPNWWPMARAEQHAYLDSLLDSPFERIYLGESVCSLRDRLAPRTLLTLAEQLQQAGKEVVLTSLTLLGSERDLALLEKLCQQHQFAIEANEMGAVGAAHEAGLPFVAGQGLNIYNLASLDWLLSLGMTGYQPPLEMAQPVLSTLMAQAEASGSRARFELELLGYGQPPLSVSARCATARVAGRNRKRCDTVCQERGAQRADSLEGDPMLLLNGVQVHGDRPIDLLDSLAILRELKLDWLRLDPGPTLDWHWAADLAVALREGADRFDPPVVGMRQFWQRQHTTVALSNE